A window from Centropristis striata isolate RG_2023a ecotype Rhode Island chromosome 2, C.striata_1.0, whole genome shotgun sequence encodes these proteins:
- the LOC131988822 gene encoding large ribosomal subunit protein P2-like, with protein MRYVAAYLLAALGGNENPEAKDIKKILESVGIEADDARLDKVVTELAGKNVEEVIATGYGKLASVPAGGAVAVASSAAAGSGGAAAPAAEEKKEEKKEESEESDDDMGFGLFD; from the exons ATGCGTTACGTCGCTGCTTACCTGCTCGCCGCCCTCGGAGGCAATGAGAACCCCGAAGCCAAGGACATCAAGAAGATCCTGGAAAGTGTTGGCATTGAGGCCGATGACGCTCGCCTGGACAAG GTCGTCACTGAGCTTGCAGGCAAGAATGTGGAGGAGGTGATCGCTACAG GTTACGGTAAACTGGCCAGCGTGCCAGCAGGCGGTGCTGTAGCCGTTGCCAGCTCTGCGGCTGCTGGCTCGGGTGGAGCCGCTGCCCCTGCAG ctgaggagaagaaggaagagaagaaagaggagtCTGAGGAGTCCGATGACGACATGGGATTCGGCCTGTTCGACTAA